GCGCCGGCAGGGTCCACATCCTGAAGGGTATTGATCTCGACATCGAAAAGGGAATGTCGGTGGGTCTTGTCGGACCGTCCGGATCGGGCAAGTCCACCCTGCTCATGGTGATGGCCGGTCTTGAGCGGGCTGACGAGGGGTCCGTCAATGTCGCAGGGTCGGAACTCGGACCGTTGTCCGAGGACCAGCTGGCGAGGTTCCGGGGCCGCAAGGTCGGCATCATTTTCCAGTCCTTTCACCTTGTTCCGAACATGACCGCGCTTGAAAACGTCGCCGTGCCGCTGGAGCTCGCTGGCGACACCTCCGCTTTCGAGAAAGCCGAGGCGGAACTGGACGCGGTCGGCCTTGGCCACCGTCTTCACCATTACCCCGCTCAGATGTCGGGTGGTGAGCAGCAGCGTGTCGCGGTCGCGCGCGCCCTCGTAGTCGAACCGGAAATCCTGATCGCGGACGAGCCG
This region of uncultured Roseibium sp. genomic DNA includes:
- a CDS encoding ABC transporter ATP-binding protein; its protein translation is MTNTPAISLKNVHLTLGEGAGRVHILKGIDLDIEKGMSVGLVGPSGSGKSTLLMVMAGLERADEGSVNVAGSELGPLSEDQLARFRGRKVGIIFQSFHLVPNMTALENVAVPLELAGDTSAFEKAEAELDAVGLGHRLHHYPAQMSGGEQQRVAVARALVVEPEILIADEPTGNLDDSTGTQIVDLMFSAQRERKTTLVLVTHDPALAEQCDRMIRVRSGEIEEETASTSLSQEEVTA